One part of the Streptomyces sp. NBC_00286 genome encodes these proteins:
- a CDS encoding GNAT family N-acetyltransferase, protein MLRIPGQGSRTPDEVVIGPLDLAARIDEALGVQAVAFGLGADEIAVRRQIVLRHLTYPGARALGATTPDGRLVGFVYGMPNDRAHWWSTVVEPYLRSQGHESWLEDSFVITELHVHPHYQNRGIGRALITTITDGATQPRSILSAIDTDSPARGLYHSLGYEDLARNVLFPSAPKPYAVMGAHLPLRRRR, encoded by the coding sequence ATGTTGCGCATCCCCGGCCAGGGTTCTCGTACGCCCGACGAAGTCGTCATCGGCCCGCTGGATCTGGCCGCGCGGATCGACGAGGCGCTCGGCGTGCAGGCCGTGGCCTTCGGGCTCGGCGCGGACGAGATCGCCGTACGGCGGCAGATCGTACTGCGGCATCTCACCTACCCCGGTGCTCGCGCACTCGGCGCCACCACGCCCGACGGCCGCCTCGTCGGCTTCGTCTACGGCATGCCCAACGACCGCGCCCACTGGTGGTCCACCGTCGTCGAGCCCTATCTGCGCAGTCAGGGTCACGAGTCCTGGCTCGAGGACTCCTTCGTGATCACCGAGCTGCACGTCCACCCGCACTACCAGAACCGCGGCATCGGCCGTGCCCTGATCACCACCATCACGGACGGCGCCACCCAGCCCCGCTCGATCCTCTCGGCCATCGACACGGACAGCCCGGCCCGCGGCCTCTACCACTCGCTCGGCTACGAGGACCTGGCCCGCAACGTCCTCTTCCCCAGCGCCCCGAAGCCGTACGCGGTGATGGGCGCCCACCTGCCCCTCCGCCGCAGGCGATAG
- a CDS encoding aminoglycoside phosphotransferase family protein, with protein sequence MAFEPPQRLVRALGETAPAGDDWLEKLPETAQQAVAVRELTVERVQVPGGRSSLVVLVRLPDGTPAVLKLAPPRARPESERAALAHWDGRGAVRLLEAPPGSPRPSSASGAGGVLLLERLHPDVSVRSLPEAKSMLEAAGTLRRLWVEPPAGHAFETVAERTGRQAEAMRASADAEALPLVDAALAVREQLLAAPPEQRLLHGTFRQSKVLAGERSPWLAVGPDPVVGECAFDLARLVRDRVEDLIASPSGPATTRRRVKRLAESLDVDQERLRGWTLFRAVESGVRARRVGRGQDAELLLEFAGWL encoded by the coding sequence ATGGCTTTCGAACCGCCGCAGCGGCTCGTCCGGGCGCTCGGCGAGACGGCGCCGGCCGGTGACGACTGGCTGGAGAAGCTGCCCGAGACGGCTCAACAGGCTGTCGCGGTACGCGAGTTGACCGTGGAGCGGGTGCAGGTGCCCGGCGGGCGCAGCAGTCTTGTGGTGCTGGTGCGGCTGCCCGACGGGACCCCCGCGGTCCTCAAGCTCGCGCCGCCGCGGGCGCGTCCGGAGAGTGAGCGGGCCGCGCTGGCGCACTGGGATGGACGGGGGGCGGTACGGCTCCTTGAGGCGCCGCCCGGTTCCCCGCGTCCCTCCAGTGCCTCCGGGGCCGGGGGTGTGCTGCTGCTGGAGCGGTTGCATCCCGATGTGTCCGTGCGGTCATTGCCCGAGGCGAAGTCGATGCTGGAGGCGGCCGGGACCTTGCGGCGGCTGTGGGTCGAGCCGCCTGCCGGGCACGCCTTCGAGACCGTGGCCGAGCGGACGGGGCGGCAGGCCGAGGCGATGCGGGCGTCTGCCGATGCGGAGGCACTGCCGCTGGTGGACGCGGCGCTCGCGGTGCGCGAGCAGTTGCTCGCGGCTCCGCCGGAGCAGCGTCTGCTGCACGGCACCTTCCGCCAGAGCAAGGTGCTCGCCGGTGAACGCAGTCCCTGGCTGGCCGTGGGGCCCGATCCCGTCGTCGGCGAGTGCGCCTTCGACCTGGCCCGCCTGGTCCGCGATCGCGTCGAGGACTTGATCGCCTCACCGTCCGGCCCCGCGACGACCCGTCGCCGGGTCAAGCGCCTCGCGGAGTCGCTGGACGTGGACCAGGAACGCTTGCGGGGGTGGACGCTGTTCCGGGCGGTCGAGTCGGGGGTGCGGGCTCGGCGGGTGGGGCGGGGGCAGGATGCGGAGCTGTTGCTGGAGTTCGCGGGGTGGTTGTAG
- the nusA gene encoding transcription termination factor NusA, with the protein MDIDMSALRGLVREKEISFDLLVEAIESALLIAYHRTEGSRRHARVELNRESGHVTVWAKEDPEDLEEGQEPREFDDTPTGFGRIAATTAKQVILQRLRDAEDDATLGEYAGREGDIVTGVVQQGRDPKNVLVDIGKLEAILPVQEQVPGETYQHGMRLRSYVVRVAKGVRGPSVTLSRTHPNLVKKLFALEVPEIADGSVEIAAIAREAGHRTKIAVRSTRSGLNAKGACIGPMGGRVRNVMGELNGEKIDIVDWSDDPAEMVANALSPARVSKVEVVDLAARSARVTVPDYQLSLAIGKEGQNARLAARLTGWRIDIRPDTEQTGEQTGQQAGDQGRE; encoded by the coding sequence GTGGACATCGACATGAGTGCCCTGCGGGGCTTGGTACGGGAGAAGGAGATCTCCTTCGACCTGCTGGTCGAAGCGATCGAATCGGCCCTCCTCATCGCGTATCACCGCACCGAGGGAAGCCGTCGCCACGCGCGCGTGGAGCTCAACCGTGAGAGCGGCCATGTGACCGTGTGGGCGAAGGAGGACCCCGAGGACCTCGAAGAGGGCCAGGAGCCCCGCGAGTTCGACGACACCCCGACCGGCTTCGGCCGTATCGCAGCCACCACCGCCAAGCAGGTCATCCTGCAGCGCCTGCGGGACGCCGAGGACGACGCGACGCTCGGCGAGTACGCGGGCCGCGAGGGCGACATCGTCACCGGCGTCGTCCAGCAGGGCCGCGACCCCAAGAACGTACTCGTGGACATCGGCAAGCTGGAGGCAATCCTGCCCGTGCAGGAGCAGGTTCCCGGCGAGACGTACCAGCACGGTATGCGGCTGAGGTCGTACGTGGTCCGGGTGGCGAAGGGTGTGCGTGGGCCCTCCGTGACGCTGTCGCGGACACATCCCAATCTGGTGAAGAAACTCTTCGCTCTCGAGGTGCCGGAGATCGCCGACGGGTCCGTCGAGATCGCCGCCATCGCCCGGGAGGCCGGGCACCGCACGAAGATCGCCGTCCGCTCCACCCGTTCGGGCCTGAACGCCAAGGGCGCCTGCATCGGGCCCATGGGCGGCCGTGTGCGCAATGTCATGGGCGAACTCAACGGTGAGAAGATCGACATCGTCGACTGGTCCGACGATCCGGCCGAGATGGTGGCCAACGCGCTGTCCCCCGCCCGGGTCTCCAAAGTCGAGGTCGTGGACCTGGCGGCCCGCTCCGCGCGCGTGACGGTGCCGGACTATCAACTGTCCCTGGCCATCGGCAAAGAAGGGCAGAACGCCCGGCTCGCCGCCCGGCTGACGGGATGGCGGATCGACATCCGTCCGGACACCGAACAGACCGGTGAGCAGACCGGTCAGCAGGCCGGGGACCAGGGCAGGGAATAG
- a CDS encoding GNAT family N-acetyltransferase — MLTQTTTRVLEPSDLDAALAVLDREPVVNAFVTSRVQIAGLDPWRLGGEMWGWYEDGMLTSLCYAGANLVPICATPRAVRAFADRARRAGRRCSSIVGPAEVTAQLWRLLEPNWGPAREVRPRQPLMVTDRVPSDIAPDPYVRRIRKDEMETIMPACVAMFTEEVGISPLAGDGGLLYQARVAELVGSGRSFARLGHDGRVIFKAEIGAATSQACQIQGVWIAPEYRGQGLAAPGMAAVLRYALADVAPVASLYVNDFNTAARRTYQRVGFQEIGAFMSVLF; from the coding sequence GTGTTGACGCAGACCACCACCAGGGTCCTCGAACCGAGTGACCTGGACGCCGCGCTCGCCGTCCTCGACCGTGAGCCGGTCGTGAACGCCTTCGTGACCTCCCGGGTGCAGATCGCGGGCCTCGACCCGTGGCGACTCGGCGGCGAGATGTGGGGCTGGTACGAGGACGGCATGCTGACGTCCCTCTGCTACGCCGGCGCCAACCTGGTGCCGATCTGCGCCACTCCCCGTGCCGTACGCGCCTTCGCGGACCGGGCCCGTCGCGCGGGCCGCCGCTGCTCCTCCATAGTCGGCCCGGCCGAGGTCACCGCCCAGCTGTGGCGGCTCCTCGAGCCGAACTGGGGCCCCGCACGCGAAGTCCGCCCCCGCCAGCCCCTGATGGTCACCGACCGAGTTCCCTCCGACATCGCCCCCGATCCGTACGTCCGCCGGATCCGCAAGGACGAGATGGAGACGATCATGCCCGCCTGCGTGGCGATGTTCACGGAGGAGGTCGGCATCTCGCCGCTCGCCGGTGACGGAGGGCTCCTGTACCAGGCCCGGGTCGCCGAACTCGTAGGCTCCGGGCGCTCGTTCGCCCGCCTCGGACACGACGGCCGGGTCATCTTCAAGGCGGAGATCGGCGCCGCGACATCCCAGGCCTGCCAGATCCAGGGCGTCTGGATCGCCCCCGAGTACCGAGGCCAAGGCCTCGCGGCCCCCGGCATGGCAGCCGTCCTCCGCTACGCCCTAGCAGACGTGGCCCCAGTCGCCAGCCTCTACGTCAACGACTTCAACACAGCGGCCCGCCGCACCTACCAGAGGGTGGGCTTCCAGGAAATCGGCGCGTTCATGAGCGTGCTGTTCTGA
- a CDS encoding DUF4439 domain-containing protein: MSGAQNSGDAEASAELKAVQAALRAEHAAVYGYGVVGGKVGEERRAEAQAAYDAHRARRDALARAVRDLDGKPEPAAAAYALPFPVTDSDAAVRLAVELEERVAGVYSDVVRASGGERRRDAAEALREAAVRAARWRGGSVAFPGLAERAAQAGPPSTPRT, translated from the coding sequence ATGAGCGGGGCCCAGAATTCCGGGGATGCGGAGGCTTCGGCCGAGCTGAAGGCTGTGCAGGCCGCGCTGCGCGCCGAGCATGCGGCGGTGTACGGGTACGGGGTCGTGGGCGGGAAGGTCGGCGAGGAGCGGCGGGCCGAGGCTCAAGCGGCGTACGACGCGCATCGGGCCCGGCGTGACGCGCTCGCGCGGGCCGTGCGGGACCTGGACGGGAAGCCCGAACCGGCGGCGGCCGCCTACGCACTGCCGTTCCCGGTGACCGACTCGGATGCGGCCGTGCGGCTGGCCGTCGAGTTGGAGGAGCGGGTGGCCGGGGTGTACTCGGATGTCGTACGGGCCTCCGGGGGTGAGCGGCGGCGTGATGCCGCCGAGGCCTTGCGGGAGGCTGCGGTGCGGGCGGCGCGATGGCGTGGCGGGAGCGTAGCCTTCCCTGGTCTCGCCGAGCGGGCCGCCCAGGCCGGGCCACCGTCGACACCCCGCACGTAA
- the infB gene encoding translation initiation factor IF-2 yields MAKVRVYELAKEFGVESKVVMAKLQELGEFVRSASSTIEAPVVRKLTDALQQGNGGGKPAPRKAAPAKPASPSPAQAARPAAPRPPAPKPAAAEKPAAPAGGPVTPGPRPTPGPKPPAPKPAPASPAPAAPEFTAPPSAPAASSGPAASSGPAASSGPAASSGPAASSGPAAPSGPRPGGARPGAPKPGARPGPAQGGGQGRGDRGDRQGAPRPGGQGGRPGGRPAGPRPGNNPFTSGGSTGMARPQSPRPGGAPRPGGAGAPGGGPRPQGAGQDRGPRPQGGPGGAPRPGGGPGGNRPTPGGMPRPQGGPGGAPRPGGGPGGNRPNPGMMPQRPAAGSPRPGGGGPGGRGPGGGGRPGGGGGGRPGGGGFAGRPGGGGGGGFAGRPGGPGGGGGGFAGRPGGPGGGGGRPGFGGRPGGPGGRGGTQGAFGRPGGPARRGRKSKRQRRQEYEAMQAPSVGGVMLPRGNGQTVRLSRGASLTDFAEKINANPASLVAVMMNLGEMVTATQSVSDETLQLLAGEMNYVVEIVSPEEEDRELLESFDIEFGEDEGGEEFLAPRPPVVTVMGHVDHGKTRLLDTIRKTNVVAGEAGGITQHIGAYQVATEVNEEERRITFIDTPGHEAFTAMRARGAKSTDIAILVVAANDGVMPQTIEALNHAKAAGVPIVVAVNKIDVEGADPTKVRGQLTEFGLVAEEFGGDTMFVDISAKQGLNIESLLEAVVLTADASLDLRANPEQDAQGIAIESHLDRGRGAVATVLVQRGTLRVGDTMVVGDAYGRVRAMLDDKGENVEEAGPSTPVLVLGLTNVPGAGDNFLVVDEDRTARQIAEKRAARERNANFARRGVRFSLENLDEALKAGLVQELNLIIKGDASGSVEALESSLLQLDVGEEVDIRILHRGVGAVTESDIDLATGSDAIVIGFNVRAAGRASQMAEREGVDVRYYSVIYQAIEEIEAALKGMLKPEYEEVELGTAEIREVFRSSKLGNIAGVLVRSGEVKRNTKARLLRDGKVIAENLNISGLRRFKDDVTEIREGFEGGINLGNFNDIKVDDVIATYEMREKPRG; encoded by the coding sequence GTGGCTAAGGTCCGGGTATACGAACTCGCCAAGGAGTTCGGGGTTGAGAGCAAGGTCGTCATGGCCAAGCTCCAAGAACTCGGTGAATTTGTCCGTTCTGCGTCCTCGACCATCGAGGCGCCCGTTGTACGCAAACTGACCGACGCCCTCCAGCAGGGCAACGGCGGCGGCAAGCCCGCCCCGCGCAAGGCCGCGCCCGCCAAGCCGGCCTCCCCCTCTCCGGCGCAGGCCGCCCGTCCGGCTGCCCCGCGCCCGCCGGCCCCGAAGCCGGCTGCCGCGGAGAAGCCTGCGGCTCCGGCCGGTGGGCCCGTAACCCCGGGGCCGCGTCCGACTCCGGGTCCCAAGCCGCCCGCGCCGAAGCCCGCTCCGGCGTCTCCGGCTCCTGCGGCGCCCGAGTTCACGGCGCCTCCGTCGGCTCCCGCGGCATCCTCCGGTCCCGCGGCATCCTCCGGTCCCGCGGCATCCTCCGGTCCCGCGGCATCCTCCGGTCCCGCGGCATCCTCCGGTCCCGCGGCTCCCTCGGGTCCGCGTCCCGGCGGCGCCCGTCCCGGTGCCCCGAAGCCGGGTGCCCGTCCGGGTCCCGCTCAGGGTGGCGGCCAGGGCCGTGGCGACCGCGGTGACCGTCAGGGCGCTCCGCGTCCCGGCGGCCAGGGCGGTCGTCCGGGCGGTCGTCCGGCCGGCCCGCGTCCGGGCAACAACCCGTTCACCTCTGGTGGCTCCACCGGTATGGCGCGCCCGCAGTCGCCCCGTCCGGGTGGTGCCCCGCGTCCCGGTGGCGCCGGTGCGCCGGGTGGGGGTCCGCGTCCGCAGGGTGCGGGCCAGGACCGTGGTCCTCGTCCGCAGGGTGGTCCCGGTGGCGCTCCGCGTCCCGGTGGCGGCCCCGGCGGCAACCGTCCGACTCCGGGCGGCATGCCTCGTCCGCAGGGTGGTCCCGGTGGCGCTCCGCGTCCCGGCGGCGGCCCCGGCGGCAACCGTCCGAACCCCGGCATGATGCCGCAGCGTCCTGCTGCCGGTAGCCCGCGTCCCGGCGGCGGTGGCCCCGGTGGCCGCGGTCCTGGTGGCGGCGGTCGTCCCGGTGGCGGTGGCGGCGGTCGTCCTGGTGGCGGCGGCTTCGCAGGTCGTCCCGGTGGCGGCGGCGGTGGCGGTTTCGCCGGTCGTCCCGGTGGTCCCGGTGGCGGTGGCGGCGGTTTCGCCGGTCGTCCGGGTGGTCCCGGTGGCGGCGGTGGCCGTCCCGGCTTCGGCGGTCGTCCGGGTGGTCCCGGTGGCCGTGGTGGCACGCAGGGCGCCTTCGGTCGTCCCGGCGGTCCCGCGCGTCGTGGCCGCAAGTCGAAGCGGCAGAGGCGCCAGGAGTACGAGGCCATGCAGGCCCCGTCGGTCGGCGGCGTGATGCTGCCTCGCGGCAACGGACAGACCGTCCGCCTGTCGCGCGGTGCGTCCCTCACCGACTTCGCGGAGAAGATCAACGCCAATCCGGCGTCGCTCGTCGCCGTGATGATGAACCTCGGCGAGATGGTCACTGCCACGCAGTCCGTCTCCGACGAGACCCTCCAGCTGCTCGCCGGCGAGATGAACTACGTCGTCGAGATCGTCAGCCCGGAGGAGGAGGACCGCGAGCTGCTCGAGTCCTTCGACATCGAGTTCGGCGAGGACGAGGGCGGCGAGGAGTTCCTCGCGCCGCGTCCGCCGGTCGTGACCGTCATGGGTCACGTCGACCACGGTAAGACCCGCCTCCTTGACACCATCCGCAAGACGAACGTCGTCGCGGGCGAGGCCGGCGGTATCACGCAGCACATCGGTGCGTACCAGGTCGCCACCGAGGTCAACGAGGAAGAGCGCAGGATCACCTTCATCGACACCCCGGGTCACGAGGCGTTCACCGCCATGCGTGCCCGTGGTGCCAAGTCGACCGACATCGCGATCCTCGTGGTGGCGGCCAACGACGGTGTGATGCCCCAGACGATCGAGGCGTTGAACCACGCCAAGGCGGCCGGTGTGCCGATCGTGGTCGCGGTCAACAAGATCGACGTCGAGGGTGCCGACCCGACCAAGGTGCGCGGTCAGCTCACCGAGTTCGGTCTGGTGGCCGAGGAGTTCGGCGGCGACACGATGTTCGTCGACATCTCCGCCAAGCAGGGCCTCAACATCGAGAGCCTGCTGGAGGCCGTGGTCCTCACCGCGGACGCCTCGCTCGACCTGCGGGCCAACCCGGAGCAGGACGCGCAGGGCATCGCGATCGAGTCCCACCTGGACCGTGGCCGCGGCGCCGTCGCGACCGTCCTGGTCCAGCGAGGCACCCTGCGGGTCGGCGACACCATGGTGGTCGGCGACGCGTACGGCCGTGTCCGCGCGATGCTCGACGACAAGGGCGAGAACGTGGAAGAGGCGGGTCCCTCGACCCCGGTCCTCGTCCTCGGTCTCACCAACGTCCCGGGCGCCGGCGACAACTTCCTCGTCGTCGACGAGGACCGTACGGCCCGTCAGATCGCTGAGAAGCGTGCCGCTCGTGAGCGGAACGCCAACTTCGCCCGCCGGGGCGTCCGGTTCTCCCTGGAGAACCTGGACGAGGCCCTCAAGGCCGGTCTGGTGCAGGAACTCAACCTCATCATCAAGGGCGACGCGTCCGGTTCGGTGGAGGCTCTCGAGTCCTCGCTGCTCCAGCTCGACGTCGGCGAAGAGGTCGACATCCGCATCCTGCACCGTGGTGTGGGTGCGGTCACCGAGTCGGACATCGACCTGGCGACCGGATCCGACGCCATCGTCATCGGCTTCAACGTCCGCGCGGCCGGCCGTGCCTCGCAGATGGCGGAGCGCGAGGGCGTCGACGTCCGCTACTACTCGGTGATCTACCAGGCCATCGAGGAGATCGAGGCGGCCCTCAAGGGCATGCTCAAGCCGGAGTACGAAGAGGTCGAGCTCGGCACGGCGGAGATCCGCGAGGTCTTCCGCTCGTCCAAGCTGGGCAACATCGCCGGTGTGCTGGTCCGCTCCGGCGAGGTCAAGCGCAACACCAAGGCGCGGTTGCTGCGCGATGGCAAGGTCATCGCGGAGAACCTCAACATCTCCGGCCTGCGTCGCTTCAAGGACGACGTCACCGAGATTCGCGAAGGGTTCGAGGGCGGTATCAACCTCGGCAACTTCAACGACATCAAGGTCGACGACGTCATCGCGACGTACGAGATGCGCGAGAAGCCCCGCGGCTGA
- a CDS encoding proline--tRNA ligase, whose translation MAQVQRMSRLMIKTLRDDPADAETLSHKLLVRAGYVRRTSAGIWSWLPLGKKVLENVARVVREEMDAIGGQEVLLPALLPREPYDASGRWDEYGDLLFRVKDRKGADYLLGPTHEEIFTQLVKDQCSSYKDLPVILYQIQTKYRDEARPRSGVLRGREFQMKDSYSFDTTDEGLVESYALHREAYQKIFARLGLDYRIVSAVSGAMGGSASEEFLAPAAAGEDTFVDCPACDYAANTEAVTFALTPVEGVEHGPVEELDTPDTPTIETLAQHLGVTASATLKNLLVKVDGEIVAVGVPGDREVDLGKLGEHLAPAVVELVTAEDFVGREDLVRGYVGPQGMDKVRYIADPRVAPGTAWITGANKPDKHARNVVCGRDFEVDDYLDVVVVEEGDPCPVCGTGLKMDRAIEIGHIFQLGRKYADTFQLDVLGQNGKPVRVTMGSYGIGVSRAVAALAEQSADGQGLCWPREVAPADVHVVAAGKALQTELALDVSEKLGAAGVRVLVDDRAGVSPGVKFTDAELIGVPQILVAGRRSAEGVVELKDRRTGEREELTVAEAVARLTA comes from the coding sequence ATGGCCCAGGTCCAGCGCATGTCCCGATTGATGATCAAGACACTGCGCGACGACCCGGCGGACGCCGAGACGCTCAGCCACAAGCTGCTCGTCCGCGCCGGTTACGTACGCCGCACGTCGGCCGGTATCTGGAGCTGGCTGCCGCTCGGCAAGAAGGTCCTCGAGAACGTGGCGCGCGTGGTGCGCGAGGAGATGGACGCCATCGGCGGCCAGGAGGTCCTGCTGCCCGCGCTGCTGCCGCGCGAGCCGTACGACGCGTCGGGACGCTGGGACGAGTACGGCGATCTCCTCTTCCGCGTCAAGGACCGCAAGGGCGCCGACTATCTCCTGGGCCCCACGCACGAGGAGATCTTCACCCAACTCGTCAAGGACCAGTGCTCGTCCTACAAGGACCTGCCGGTGATCCTCTACCAGATTCAGACCAAGTACCGGGACGAGGCCCGTCCCCGCTCCGGTGTGCTGCGCGGCCGTGAGTTCCAGATGAAGGACTCGTACTCCTTCGACACCACGGACGAGGGCCTCGTCGAGTCGTACGCGCTGCACCGCGAGGCGTACCAGAAGATCTTCGCCCGCCTCGGCCTCGACTACCGCATCGTCTCCGCCGTCTCCGGCGCGATGGGCGGCTCGGCGTCGGAGGAGTTCCTCGCGCCCGCCGCGGCCGGTGAGGACACCTTCGTGGACTGCCCGGCCTGCGACTACGCGGCGAACACGGAGGCCGTCACCTTCGCGCTCACGCCGGTCGAGGGCGTCGAGCACGGTCCGGTCGAGGAGCTGGACACCCCTGACACTCCGACCATCGAGACCCTCGCCCAGCACCTCGGCGTGACGGCGTCCGCCACCCTCAAGAACCTCCTCGTCAAGGTCGACGGCGAGATCGTCGCCGTCGGTGTCCCCGGTGACCGCGAGGTCGACCTCGGCAAGCTGGGCGAGCATCTGGCCCCGGCGGTGGTGGAGTTGGTGACCGCCGAGGACTTCGTGGGCCGTGAGGATCTCGTACGCGGCTACGTCGGCCCGCAGGGCATGGACAAGGTCCGCTACATCGCCGATCCGCGCGTGGCGCCCGGTACGGCCTGGATCACGGGTGCCAACAAGCCCGACAAGCACGCGCGCAACGTCGTCTGCGGGCGGGACTTCGAGGTGGACGACTACCTCGACGTGGTCGTCGTCGAGGAGGGCGACCCCTGCCCCGTCTGCGGCACCGGCCTCAAGATGGACCGCGCCATCGAGATCGGTCACATCTTCCAGCTCGGCCGTAAGTACGCCGACACCTTCCAGCTCGATGTCCTCGGGCAGAACGGCAAGCCGGTTCGCGTGACGATGGGCTCGTACGGCATCGGTGTCTCGCGTGCGGTGGCGGCGCTGGCCGAGCAGTCGGCGGACGGGCAGGGGCTGTGCTGGCCTCGCGAGGTCGCCCCGGCCGACGTGCACGTCGTCGCCGCCGGCAAGGCCCTGCAGACCGAGCTCGCCCTCGACGTCTCGGAGAAGCTGGGCGCGGCAGGCGTACGCGTCCTGGTGGACGACCGGGCCGGCGTCTCGCCGGGCGTCAAGTTCACGGACGCCGAACTGATCGGCGTCCCCCAGATCCTGGTGGCCGGCCGCCGCTCGGCCGAGGGCGTCGTGGAACTCAAGGACCGCCGCACCGGGGAGCGCGAGGAGCTGACGGTGGCGGAGGCGGTGGCTCGCCTGACGGCGTAG
- the ispG gene encoding flavodoxin-dependent (E)-4-hydroxy-3-methylbut-2-enyl-diphosphate synthase, which produces MTAISLGMPSVPIKLAERRKSRQIQVGTVAVGGDAPVSVQSMTTTRTSDIGATLQQIAELTASGCQIVRVACPTQDDADALATIARKSQIPVIADIHFQPKYVFAAIEAGCAAVRVNPGNIKQFDDKVKEIARAAKDHGTPIRIGVNAGSLDRRLLQKYGKATPEALVESALWEASLFEEHDFRDIKISVKHNDPVVMVNAYRQLAAQCDYPLHLGVTEAGPAFQGTIKSAVAFGALLSEGIGDTIRVSLSAPPAEEVKVGNQILESLGLRERGLEIVSCPSCGRAQVDVYKLAEEVTAGLDGMEVPLRVAVMGCVVNGPGEAREADLGVASGNGKGQIFVKGEVIKTVPESKIVETLIEEAMKIAEQMEADGAASGEPSVSVAG; this is translated from the coding sequence ATGACTGCGATTTCTCTCGGCATGCCGTCCGTTCCGATCAAGCTCGCCGAGCGCCGGAAGAGCCGGCAGATCCAGGTCGGGACCGTGGCCGTGGGCGGAGACGCACCCGTCTCGGTGCAGTCGATGACGACGACGCGTACGTCGGACATCGGTGCCACCTTGCAGCAGATCGCCGAGCTGACGGCGTCGGGCTGCCAGATCGTACGGGTGGCCTGTCCGACGCAGGATGACGCTGACGCGCTGGCCACCATCGCCAGGAAGTCGCAGATCCCGGTGATCGCGGACATTCATTTCCAGCCGAAGTACGTGTTCGCCGCGATCGAGGCGGGCTGTGCGGCGGTGCGGGTGAACCCGGGCAACATCAAGCAGTTCGACGACAAGGTGAAGGAGATCGCGCGGGCCGCCAAGGACCATGGCACGCCGATCCGGATCGGGGTGAACGCCGGTTCGCTGGATCGGCGGCTGCTGCAGAAGTACGGCAAGGCGACCCCCGAGGCACTCGTCGAGTCGGCGCTGTGGGAGGCCTCGCTGTTCGAGGAGCACGACTTCCGGGACATCAAGATCTCGGTGAAGCACAACGACCCGGTGGTGATGGTCAACGCCTACCGGCAGCTGGCCGCCCAGTGCGACTACCCGCTGCACCTCGGCGTGACGGAGGCCGGCCCCGCCTTCCAGGGCACCATCAAGTCGGCGGTGGCCTTCGGCGCACTGCTCAGCGAGGGCATCGGCGACACCATCCGCGTGTCCCTGTCGGCGCCTCCGGCGGAGGAGGTCAAGGTCGGCAACCAGATCCTGGAGTCGCTGGGGCTGCGGGAGCGGGGCCTGGAGATCGTCTCATGCCCGTCCTGTGGCCGTGCCCAGGTGGACGTCTACAAGCTGGCCGAGGAGGTCACGGCCGGTCTGGACGGCATGGAGGTCCCTCTGCGGGTCGCGGTCATGGGCTGCGTGGTGAACGGTCCGGGCGAGGCGAGGGAAGCGGACCTGGGGGTCGCCTCCGGCAACGGCAAGGGGCAGATCTTTGTGAAGGGCGAGGTCATCAAGACGGTGCCCGAGTCGAAGATCGTGGAGACCCTGATCGAGGAGGCGATGAAGATCGCCGAGCAGATGGAGGCGGACGGGGCCGCGTCCGGGGAGCCCTCGGTTTCGGTGGCGGGCTGA
- the rimP gene encoding ribosome maturation factor RimP gives MSTTQSERLRGLLEPLVSSQGLDLEEIEVDSVGRKRVLRVVVDSDEGADLDQIADVSRVLSAKLDETDAMGAGEYTLEVGTPGAERELREHRHYVRATGRLVKFQLTEGGEVVARILKVDDEGVDLEVPGVKGRKATARRLAFEEIAKARVQVEFSRKDKKEEEA, from the coding sequence ATGAGCACCACCCAGAGCGAGAGGCTGCGAGGACTGCTGGAACCGCTCGTCAGCTCCCAGGGACTCGATCTCGAGGAGATCGAAGTGGACTCGGTCGGGCGTAAGCGTGTGCTGCGCGTCGTCGTCGATTCCGACGAAGGTGCCGACCTCGACCAGATCGCCGATGTGAGCCGCGTGCTCTCGGCGAAGCTCGACGAGACGGACGCGATGGGCGCGGGCGAGTACACCCTCGAGGTGGGAACGCCCGGTGCGGAGCGCGAGCTCAGGGAACACCGTCACTACGTACGTGCCACCGGCCGGCTGGTGAAGTTCCAGCTGACCGAAGGTGGCGAGGTGGTCGCCCGGATCCTGAAGGTGGACGACGAGGGCGTGGACCTCGAAGTGCCCGGTGTGAAGGGGCGCAAGGCCACTGCCAGAAGGCTCGCCTTCGAGGAGATCGCCAAGGCGCGCGTCCAGGTCGAGTTCAGCCGTAAGGACAAGAAGGAAGAGGAGGCGTAG
- a CDS encoding YlxR family protein yields MSGRTPVRACPERTCVGCRERAAKDDLLRIVAIEGECVPDHRGTLPGRGAYVHPALVCLDLAVRRRAFPRALRAQGPLDTEALRQAVEKTVAEKATP; encoded by the coding sequence GTGTCTGGCCGGACGCCAGTCCGAGCATGCCCTGAGCGCACGTGTGTGGGGTGCCGGGAGCGAGCGGCCAAGGACGATCTGCTGCGCATCGTGGCGATCGAGGGCGAGTGCGTCCCCGATCATCGCGGTACGCTGCCCGGCCGGGGTGCCTACGTTCACCCCGCCCTGGTCTGTCTCGACCTGGCGGTCCGCCGCCGGGCGTTCCCTCGGGCGCTGCGTGCCCAGGGACCGCTCGACACGGAGGCATTGCGCCAAGCTGTCGAGAAGACCGTTGCCGAGAAGGCAACACCGTAA